One Falco peregrinus isolate bFalPer1 chromosome 6, bFalPer1.pri, whole genome shotgun sequence DNA segment encodes these proteins:
- the GPR161 gene encoding G-protein coupled receptor 161 isoform X2, with protein sequence MSSNSSLSNVKGLRNLTTQEDGAVRVTESIAIIVIAIFICLGNLVIVITLYRKSYLLTLSNKFVFSLTLSNFLLSVLVLPFVVTSSIRREWIFGVVWCNFSALLYMLISSASMLTLGLIAIDRYYAVLYPMVYPMKITGNRAVVALVYVWLHSLIGCLPPLFGWSSLEFDQFKWMCVVAWHKEAGYTAFWQIWCALLPFMVMMICYGFIFRVARIKARKIHCGSIVIVEEDSQKNGRKNSSTSTSSSGSRRNAFQGVVYSANQCKAFITILVVIGAFVITWGPYMVVITSEALWGKNSISPALETLATWLSFSSAICHPLIYGLWNKTVRKELLGMCFGDRYYRESFVQRHRTSRLFSISNRITDLGLSPHLTALMAGGRPLGNSSSTGETGFSCSQDSGTDAMLLEDYSSDGPHAPHCICPPRRRSSVTFEDEIEQIKEAAKNSVLHVKAEVHKSLDSYASSLARAIEADVKISLFGEDALPGALFPVRTLPGSSMNTRRGIRPHASQRLKLQSIDEGNI encoded by the exons ATGAGCAGCAATTCCTCCCTCAGCAATGTGAAGGGCCTGAGGAACCTCACCACGCAGGAAGATGGGGCGGTCAGAGTCACAGAGTCCATCGCTATCATCGTCATTGCTATTTTCATCTGTTTGGGCAACCTGGTGATTGTCATCACCCTGTACCGGAAATCTTACCTTCTCACGCTGAGCAACAAGTTTGTGTTCAGCCTGACCCTCTCCAACTTTCTACTCTCTGTACTGGTGCTACCTTTTGTTGTCACCAGCTCCATCAGGCGAGAATGGATCTTCGGAGTTGTTTGGTGCAatttctcagccctgctctaCATGCTGATCAGCTCAGCCAGCATGCTTACTCTTGGACTCATAGCTATAGACAG GTACTACGCTGTCCTGTACCCGATGGTTTACCCGATGAAGATAACGGGCAACAGAGCAGTGGTAGCTCTTGTGTATGTGTGGCTACATTCCCTTATTGGCTGTCTCCCTCCCCTTTTTGGCTGGTCGTCTTTAGAGTTTGACCAATTCAAGTGGATGTGTGTGGTGGCCTGGCATAAAGAGGCTGGCTACACTGCCTTTTGGCAGATCTGGTGCGCACTGCTGCCTTTCATGGTCATGATGATCTGCTATGGATTCATATTCCGCGTGGCAAGGATTAAGGCCCGCAAAATCCACTGTGGTAGCATCGTCATTGTGGAGGAGGACTCCCAGAAGAATGGGAGGAAGAACTCCAGCACCTCCACATCCTCTTCTGGCAGCCGACGGAATGCTTTCCAAGGGGTTGTCTACTCAGCCAACCAGTGCAAAGCTTTCATAACCATCTTGGTTGTCATCGGTGCTTTCGTGATTACGTGGGGGCCTTACATGGTAGTAATTACATCAGAGGcgctttggggaaaaaatagtatttcccCTGCCTTGGAGACATTAGCTACATGGTTGTCCTTTTCCAGTGCCATTTGCCATCCACTAATTTATGGACTGTGGAACAAGACAGTGCGCAAGGAACTACTAGGAATGTGCTTTGGGGATCGGTATTATCGTGAGTCCTTTGTTCAGCGACACAGGACATCGAGGTTATTCAGCATTTCCAATAGGATCACAG ATTTGGGGCTATCTCCTCATCTCACTGCCCTCATGGCAGGTGGGCGACCAttaggaaacagcagcagcacaggagagacagGTTTCAGCTGCTCACAGGATTCAG gAACAGATGCAATGCTTCTTGAAGATTATAGCTCAGATGGTCCTCATGCCCCACACTGCATTTGTCCTCCTCGAAGGAGGAGTTCAGTGACGTTTGAAGATGAAATAGAGCAAATTAAAG aagctgcAAAGAATTCTGTTCTTCATGTAAAAGCCGAAGTCCATAAATCTCTGGACAGTTACGCATCCAGTTTAGCAAGAGCTATTGAAGCTGATGTGAAAATCAGCTTGTTTGGGGAAGATGCTTTACCAGGAGCTCTGTTCCCTGTGCGGACTCTGCCAGGAAGCAGTATGAACACACGGCGTGGTATCAGACCCCATGCTAGCCAAAGACTTAAGTTGCAGAGCATCGATGAAGGGAATATTTGA
- the GPR161 gene encoding G-protein coupled receptor 161 isoform X1 encodes MFLSIVLLLAAQHVSAAQHVSAAPALHALTMSSNSSLSNVKGLRNLTTQEDGAVRVTESIAIIVIAIFICLGNLVIVITLYRKSYLLTLSNKFVFSLTLSNFLLSVLVLPFVVTSSIRREWIFGVVWCNFSALLYMLISSASMLTLGLIAIDRYYAVLYPMVYPMKITGNRAVVALVYVWLHSLIGCLPPLFGWSSLEFDQFKWMCVVAWHKEAGYTAFWQIWCALLPFMVMMICYGFIFRVARIKARKIHCGSIVIVEEDSQKNGRKNSSTSTSSSGSRRNAFQGVVYSANQCKAFITILVVIGAFVITWGPYMVVITSEALWGKNSISPALETLATWLSFSSAICHPLIYGLWNKTVRKELLGMCFGDRYYRESFVQRHRTSRLFSISNRITDLGLSPHLTALMAGGRPLGNSSSTGETGFSCSQDSGTDAMLLEDYSSDGPHAPHCICPPRRRSSVTFEDEIEQIKEAAKNSVLHVKAEVHKSLDSYASSLARAIEADVKISLFGEDALPGALFPVRTLPGSSMNTRRGIRPHASQRLKLQSIDEGNI; translated from the exons ATGTTTTTGAGCATTGTTCTGCTTCTAGCTGCTCAGCATGTCTCAGCTGCTCAGCATGTCTcggctgctccagctctgcacgCTTTGACCATGAGCAGCAATTCCTCCCTCAGCAATGTGAAGGGCCTGAGGAACCTCACCACGCAGGAAGATGGGGCGGTCAGAGTCACAGAGTCCATCGCTATCATCGTCATTGCTATTTTCATCTGTTTGGGCAACCTGGTGATTGTCATCACCCTGTACCGGAAATCTTACCTTCTCACGCTGAGCAACAAGTTTGTGTTCAGCCTGACCCTCTCCAACTTTCTACTCTCTGTACTGGTGCTACCTTTTGTTGTCACCAGCTCCATCAGGCGAGAATGGATCTTCGGAGTTGTTTGGTGCAatttctcagccctgctctaCATGCTGATCAGCTCAGCCAGCATGCTTACTCTTGGACTCATAGCTATAGACAG GTACTACGCTGTCCTGTACCCGATGGTTTACCCGATGAAGATAACGGGCAACAGAGCAGTGGTAGCTCTTGTGTATGTGTGGCTACATTCCCTTATTGGCTGTCTCCCTCCCCTTTTTGGCTGGTCGTCTTTAGAGTTTGACCAATTCAAGTGGATGTGTGTGGTGGCCTGGCATAAAGAGGCTGGCTACACTGCCTTTTGGCAGATCTGGTGCGCACTGCTGCCTTTCATGGTCATGATGATCTGCTATGGATTCATATTCCGCGTGGCAAGGATTAAGGCCCGCAAAATCCACTGTGGTAGCATCGTCATTGTGGAGGAGGACTCCCAGAAGAATGGGAGGAAGAACTCCAGCACCTCCACATCCTCTTCTGGCAGCCGACGGAATGCTTTCCAAGGGGTTGTCTACTCAGCCAACCAGTGCAAAGCTTTCATAACCATCTTGGTTGTCATCGGTGCTTTCGTGATTACGTGGGGGCCTTACATGGTAGTAATTACATCAGAGGcgctttggggaaaaaatagtatttcccCTGCCTTGGAGACATTAGCTACATGGTTGTCCTTTTCCAGTGCCATTTGCCATCCACTAATTTATGGACTGTGGAACAAGACAGTGCGCAAGGAACTACTAGGAATGTGCTTTGGGGATCGGTATTATCGTGAGTCCTTTGTTCAGCGACACAGGACATCGAGGTTATTCAGCATTTCCAATAGGATCACAG ATTTGGGGCTATCTCCTCATCTCACTGCCCTCATGGCAGGTGGGCGACCAttaggaaacagcagcagcacaggagagacagGTTTCAGCTGCTCACAGGATTCAG gAACAGATGCAATGCTTCTTGAAGATTATAGCTCAGATGGTCCTCATGCCCCACACTGCATTTGTCCTCCTCGAAGGAGGAGTTCAGTGACGTTTGAAGATGAAATAGAGCAAATTAAAG aagctgcAAAGAATTCTGTTCTTCATGTAAAAGCCGAAGTCCATAAATCTCTGGACAGTTACGCATCCAGTTTAGCAAGAGCTATTGAAGCTGATGTGAAAATCAGCTTGTTTGGGGAAGATGCTTTACCAGGAGCTCTGTTCCCTGTGCGGACTCTGCCAGGAAGCAGTATGAACACACGGCGTGGTATCAGACCCCATGCTAGCCAAAGACTTAAGTTGCAGAGCATCGATGAAGGGAATATTTGA
- the TIPRL gene encoding TIP41-like protein isoform X1, with the protein MQRCQAGEPRVLHGSLRFPKSIIAGMTGPCFVAHRLALLQRRCPPAVPKALLLKFISKHARGTRDPAGTPRGAGLGKAAPPEGRGPFPAPQGPAAPRGRGGGGRGGWCPPGQGRAGQRPAPAGTHKGSGGERQIRILSLPCHHVLTFSKCHLRTAFKTIPNRHRRFHTLADELHMPSLPEMMFGDNILRIQHDRGFGIEFNATDALKCVNNCQGMIKVACAEEWQESRSETEHTKEVVKPYDWTYTTDYKGTLLGDTATLKVVPTTEHINTEKLKAREQIMFFEEVLLFEDELHDHGVSSLSVKIRVMPSSFFVLLRFFLRVDGVLIRMNDTRLHHEADKAYMLREYTSRESKISSLKDVPPSLFTEPNEISQYLPIKETICEKLEFPEKLEPKPAAALETMSVKSK; encoded by the exons ATGCAGCGGTGCCAGGCTGGAGAGCCGCGGGTTCTCCATGGGTCTCTGCGCTTCCCTAAAAGCATAATCGCAGGTATGACTGGGCCGTGCTTTGTCGCACATCGCTTGGCGCTTCTCCAGCGAAGGTGTCCGCCGGCTGTTCCAAAAGCGCTTCTCCTCAAGTTTATCTCCAAACACGCCCGCGGCACCCGCGACCCCGCCGGGACGCCGAGGGGcgcagggctgggaaaggcGGCGCCCCCCGAAGGCCGCGGCCCCTTCCCGGCCCCTCAGGGCCCTGCCGCGCCccgggggagaggagggggcggccgcggggggtGGTGcccccccgggcagggcagggcagggcagcgtCCCGCCCCTGCCGGCACACACAAAGGCAGCGGCGGCGAGCGGCAGATACG GATTTTAAGTTTACCCTGCCATCACGttctgacattttcaaaatgccatCTTCGGACAGCGTTCAAGACTATACCCAACCGGCACAGGAGATTCCACAC attGGCTGATGAATTACACATGCCTTCCCTGCCAGAGATGATGTTTGGAGACAATATCCTAAGAATACAGCACGATCGTGGTTTTGGAATTGAGTTCAATGCAAcagatgctttaaaatgtgTCAATAATTGTCAAGGTATGATCAAAGTGGCTTGTGCAGAGGAGTGGCAAGAGAGCAG gaGCGAGACTGAGCACACTAAGGAAGTTGTCAAGCCATATGATTGGACTTACACAACAGACTACAAAGGAACATTGCTGGGAGATACCGCAACATTAAAG gTTGTTCCTACAACAGAACAcataaatacagagaaattgaaAGCCAGGGAGCAAATTATGTTTTTTGAAGAAGTACTTCTGTTTGAAGACGAACTTCATGATCATGGAGTATCAAGTCTGAGTGTAAAAATA agaGTTATGCCTTCCAGCTTTTTTGTGCTGTTGAGGTTTTTCTTGCGAGTTGATGGGGTGCTTATCAGGATGAATGATACAAGGCTTCATCACGAG gcTGACAAGGCCTACATGTTGCGAGAATATACAtccagagaaagcaaaatatcaaGTTTAAAg GATGTTCCACCTTCACTGTTCACGGAACCTAACGAGATCTCTCAGTATCTACCCATAAAGGAGACAATTTGTGAAAAACTAGAATTCCCAGAGAAGTTGGAGCctaaaccagcagcagcactggaaaccATGTCTGTTAAGTCTAAATAA
- the TIPRL gene encoding TIP41-like protein isoform X5 encodes MQRCQAGEPRVLHGSLRFPKSIIAGMTGPCFVAHRLALLQRRCPPAVPKALLLKFISKHARGTRDPAGTPRGAGLGKAAPPEGRGPFPAPQGPAAPRGRGGGGRGGWCPPGQGRAGQRPAPAGTHKGSGGERQIRILSLPCHHVLTFSKCHLRTAFKTIPNRHRRFHTLADELHMPSLPEMMFGDNILRIQHDRGFGIEFNATDALKCVNNCQGARLSTLRKLSSHMIGLTQQTTKEHCWEIPQH; translated from the exons ATGCAGCGGTGCCAGGCTGGAGAGCCGCGGGTTCTCCATGGGTCTCTGCGCTTCCCTAAAAGCATAATCGCAGGTATGACTGGGCCGTGCTTTGTCGCACATCGCTTGGCGCTTCTCCAGCGAAGGTGTCCGCCGGCTGTTCCAAAAGCGCTTCTCCTCAAGTTTATCTCCAAACACGCCCGCGGCACCCGCGACCCCGCCGGGACGCCGAGGGGcgcagggctgggaaaggcGGCGCCCCCCGAAGGCCGCGGCCCCTTCCCGGCCCCTCAGGGCCCTGCCGCGCCccgggggagaggagggggcggccgcggggggtGGTGcccccccgggcagggcagggcagggcagcgtCCCGCCCCTGCCGGCACACACAAAGGCAGCGGCGGCGAGCGGCAGATACG GATTTTAAGTTTACCCTGCCATCACGttctgacattttcaaaatgccatCTTCGGACAGCGTTCAAGACTATACCCAACCGGCACAGGAGATTCCACAC attGGCTGATGAATTACACATGCCTTCCCTGCCAGAGATGATGTTTGGAGACAATATCCTAAGAATACAGCACGATCGTGGTTTTGGAATTGAGTTCAATGCAAcagatgctttaaaatgtgTCAATAATTGTCAAG gaGCGAGACTGAGCACACTAAGGAAGTTGTCAAGCCATATGATTGGACTTACACAACAGACTACAAAGGAACATTGCTGGGAGATACCGCAACATTAA
- the TIPRL gene encoding TIP41-like protein isoform X3, whose product MQRCQAGEPRVLHGSLRFPKSIIAGMTGPCFVAHRLALLQRRCPPAVPKALLLKFISKHARGTRDPAGTPRGAGLGKAAPPEGRGPFPAPQGPAAPRGRGGGGRGGWCPPGQGRAGQRPAPAGTHKGSGGERQIRILSLPCHHVLTFSKCHLRTAFKTIPNRHRRFHTLADELHMPSLPEMMFGDNILRIQHDRGFGIEFNATDALKCVNNCQGMIKVACAEEWQESRSETEHTKEVVKPYDWTYTTDYKGTLLGDTATLKGELTQRVKHMGIFCTCWMPL is encoded by the exons ATGCAGCGGTGCCAGGCTGGAGAGCCGCGGGTTCTCCATGGGTCTCTGCGCTTCCCTAAAAGCATAATCGCAGGTATGACTGGGCCGTGCTTTGTCGCACATCGCTTGGCGCTTCTCCAGCGAAGGTGTCCGCCGGCTGTTCCAAAAGCGCTTCTCCTCAAGTTTATCTCCAAACACGCCCGCGGCACCCGCGACCCCGCCGGGACGCCGAGGGGcgcagggctgggaaaggcGGCGCCCCCCGAAGGCCGCGGCCCCTTCCCGGCCCCTCAGGGCCCTGCCGCGCCccgggggagaggagggggcggccgcggggggtGGTGcccccccgggcagggcagggcagggcagcgtCCCGCCCCTGCCGGCACACACAAAGGCAGCGGCGGCGAGCGGCAGATACG GATTTTAAGTTTACCCTGCCATCACGttctgacattttcaaaatgccatCTTCGGACAGCGTTCAAGACTATACCCAACCGGCACAGGAGATTCCACAC attGGCTGATGAATTACACATGCCTTCCCTGCCAGAGATGATGTTTGGAGACAATATCCTAAGAATACAGCACGATCGTGGTTTTGGAATTGAGTTCAATGCAAcagatgctttaaaatgtgTCAATAATTGTCAAGGTATGATCAAAGTGGCTTGTGCAGAGGAGTGGCAAGAGAGCAG gaGCGAGACTGAGCACACTAAGGAAGTTGTCAAGCCATATGATTGGACTTACACAACAGACTACAAAGGAACATTGCTGGGAGATACCGCAACATTAAAG GGAGAACTTACTCAGAGAGTAAAGCACATGGGAATCTTCTGTACTTGCTGGATGCCCCTCTGA
- the TIPRL gene encoding TIP41-like protein isoform X2: MGGGGGGGSCSPPPETGHRILSLPCHHVLTFSKCHLRTAFKTIPNRHRRFHTLADELHMPSLPEMMFGDNILRIQHDRGFGIEFNATDALKCVNNCQGMIKVACAEEWQESRSETEHTKEVVKPYDWTYTTDYKGTLLGDTATLKVVPTTEHINTEKLKAREQIMFFEEVLLFEDELHDHGVSSLSVKIRVMPSSFFVLLRFFLRVDGVLIRMNDTRLHHEADKAYMLREYTSRESKISSLKDVPPSLFTEPNEISQYLPIKETICEKLEFPEKLEPKPAAALETMSVKSK; this comes from the exons atgggggggggggggggggggggaagttgtTCTCCCCCACCCGAAACAGGACATCG GATTTTAAGTTTACCCTGCCATCACGttctgacattttcaaaatgccatCTTCGGACAGCGTTCAAGACTATACCCAACCGGCACAGGAGATTCCACAC attGGCTGATGAATTACACATGCCTTCCCTGCCAGAGATGATGTTTGGAGACAATATCCTAAGAATACAGCACGATCGTGGTTTTGGAATTGAGTTCAATGCAAcagatgctttaaaatgtgTCAATAATTGTCAAGGTATGATCAAAGTGGCTTGTGCAGAGGAGTGGCAAGAGAGCAG gaGCGAGACTGAGCACACTAAGGAAGTTGTCAAGCCATATGATTGGACTTACACAACAGACTACAAAGGAACATTGCTGGGAGATACCGCAACATTAAAG gTTGTTCCTACAACAGAACAcataaatacagagaaattgaaAGCCAGGGAGCAAATTATGTTTTTTGAAGAAGTACTTCTGTTTGAAGACGAACTTCATGATCATGGAGTATCAAGTCTGAGTGTAAAAATA agaGTTATGCCTTCCAGCTTTTTTGTGCTGTTGAGGTTTTTCTTGCGAGTTGATGGGGTGCTTATCAGGATGAATGATACAAGGCTTCATCACGAG gcTGACAAGGCCTACATGTTGCGAGAATATACAtccagagaaagcaaaatatcaaGTTTAAAg GATGTTCCACCTTCACTGTTCACGGAACCTAACGAGATCTCTCAGTATCTACCCATAAAGGAGACAATTTGTGAAAAACTAGAATTCCCAGAGAAGTTGGAGCctaaaccagcagcagcactggaaaccATGTCTGTTAAGTCTAAATAA
- the TIPRL gene encoding TIP41-like protein isoform X4 — MHPVFQSSRRDFTFGPWKLSAARTHIMKSAQAERLADELHMPSLPEMMFGDNILRIQHDRGFGIEFNATDALKCVNNCQGMIKVACAEEWQESRSETEHTKEVVKPYDWTYTTDYKGTLLGDTATLKVVPTTEHINTEKLKAREQIMFFEEVLLFEDELHDHGVSSLSVKIRVMPSSFFVLLRFFLRVDGVLIRMNDTRLHHEADKAYMLREYTSRESKISSLKDVPPSLFTEPNEISQYLPIKETICEKLEFPEKLEPKPAAALETMSVKSK; from the exons ATGCACCCCGTTTTCCAAAGCAGCCGGCGCGACTTCACCTTCGGGCCGTGGAAGCTGAGCGCCGCCCGGACGCACATCATGAAGTCGGCGCAGGCCGAGAG attGGCTGATGAATTACACATGCCTTCCCTGCCAGAGATGATGTTTGGAGACAATATCCTAAGAATACAGCACGATCGTGGTTTTGGAATTGAGTTCAATGCAAcagatgctttaaaatgtgTCAATAATTGTCAAGGTATGATCAAAGTGGCTTGTGCAGAGGAGTGGCAAGAGAGCAG gaGCGAGACTGAGCACACTAAGGAAGTTGTCAAGCCATATGATTGGACTTACACAACAGACTACAAAGGAACATTGCTGGGAGATACCGCAACATTAAAG gTTGTTCCTACAACAGAACAcataaatacagagaaattgaaAGCCAGGGAGCAAATTATGTTTTTTGAAGAAGTACTTCTGTTTGAAGACGAACTTCATGATCATGGAGTATCAAGTCTGAGTGTAAAAATA agaGTTATGCCTTCCAGCTTTTTTGTGCTGTTGAGGTTTTTCTTGCGAGTTGATGGGGTGCTTATCAGGATGAATGATACAAGGCTTCATCACGAG gcTGACAAGGCCTACATGTTGCGAGAATATACAtccagagaaagcaaaatatcaaGTTTAAAg GATGTTCCACCTTCACTGTTCACGGAACCTAACGAGATCTCTCAGTATCTACCCATAAAGGAGACAATTTGTGAAAAACTAGAATTCCCAGAGAAGTTGGAGCctaaaccagcagcagcactggaaaccATGTCTGTTAAGTCTAAATAA
- the TIPRL gene encoding TIP41-like protein isoform X6: MPSLPEMMFGDNILRIQHDRGFGIEFNATDALKCVNNCQGMIKVACAEEWQESRSETEHTKEVVKPYDWTYTTDYKGTLLGDTATLKVVPTTEHINTEKLKAREQIMFFEEVLLFEDELHDHGVSSLSVKIRVMPSSFFVLLRFFLRVDGVLIRMNDTRLHHEADKAYMLREYTSRESKISSLKDVPPSLFTEPNEISQYLPIKETICEKLEFPEKLEPKPAAALETMSVKSK, from the exons ATGCCTTCCCTGCCAGAGATGATGTTTGGAGACAATATCCTAAGAATACAGCACGATCGTGGTTTTGGAATTGAGTTCAATGCAAcagatgctttaaaatgtgTCAATAATTGTCAAGGTATGATCAAAGTGGCTTGTGCAGAGGAGTGGCAAGAGAGCAG gaGCGAGACTGAGCACACTAAGGAAGTTGTCAAGCCATATGATTGGACTTACACAACAGACTACAAAGGAACATTGCTGGGAGATACCGCAACATTAAAG gTTGTTCCTACAACAGAACAcataaatacagagaaattgaaAGCCAGGGAGCAAATTATGTTTTTTGAAGAAGTACTTCTGTTTGAAGACGAACTTCATGATCATGGAGTATCAAGTCTGAGTGTAAAAATA agaGTTATGCCTTCCAGCTTTTTTGTGCTGTTGAGGTTTTTCTTGCGAGTTGATGGGGTGCTTATCAGGATGAATGATACAAGGCTTCATCACGAG gcTGACAAGGCCTACATGTTGCGAGAATATACAtccagagaaagcaaaatatcaaGTTTAAAg GATGTTCCACCTTCACTGTTCACGGAACCTAACGAGATCTCTCAGTATCTACCCATAAAGGAGACAATTTGTGAAAAACTAGAATTCCCAGAGAAGTTGGAGCctaaaccagcagcagcactggaaaccATGTCTGTTAAGTCTAAATAA
- the SFT2D2 gene encoding vesicle transport protein SFT2B, translated as MDKLKRVLSGRDAEEPSGLAEVIDATSLGWGTRVKGFIACFAIGCLCSLLGTCLLWVPKKGLILFAVFYTLGNIASIGSTLFLMGPMQQLKRMFEPTRLIATIVMLLCLILTLCAAFWWGKGLALLFCILQFFALAWYSISFIPFARDAVKKCVSVCLS; from the exons ATGGACAAGCTGAAGCGGGTGCTGAGCGGCCGCGACGCGGAGGAGCCGAGCGGCCTGGCTGAG GTTATTGATGCGACTTCGTTAGGTTGGGGCACCCGAGTGAAAGGCTTCATTGCGTGTTTTGCAATAGGGTGCCTGTGCTCGCTCTTG GGTACTTGTCTGCTATGGGTACCAAAGAAAGGGCTGATACTCTTTGCAGTATTTTATACGCTGGGGAATATTGCGTCTATTGGGAG cACTCTTTTTCTTATGGGACCAATGCAACAGTTGAAAAGGATGTTTGAGCCTACACGTTTGATTGCTACTATTGTTATGCTA ttGTGTCTCATACTAACATTATGTGCTGCTTTCTGG TGGGGTAAAGGACTTGCGCTCCTCTTCTGCATCTTACAGTTTTTTGCCTTGGCATG GTACAGCATTTCCTTCATACCGTTTGCAAG